A section of the Fusarium falciforme chromosome 8, complete sequence genome encodes:
- a CDS encoding HpcH-HpaI domain-containing protein yields MQAANRLWTALSKGQQSFGAWQMIRGANVSRILARTGVDWVLVDCEHGDIDDGAMHEAVPAIADAGVSPIVRPPGMEGWMIKRALDSGAHGVLIPLIETVEEVKRVVKAAKFPPQGRRGFGSPYAQQRFNPSPNFIEYLHQANDATLVIVQIETKEALEAVDEIAAVDGVDVLFIGPFDLGNNIGHPIVSSEMAPQLKDAIAKVLAASHKHGKKCGIYTSGGQQANVFAQQGFDMISVATDHTSLDDVVRGHLSVASATAKPDKGVSY; encoded by the exons ATGCAGGCTGCAAACCGACTTTGGACTGCCCTGAGCAAGGGGCAACAGTCCTTCGGAGCATGGCAAATGATACGAGGAGCTAATGTTTCTCGAATACTTGCGAGGACTGGAGTTGACTGGGTTCTTGTTGATTGCGAGCATGGAGATATTGACG ACGGGGCGATGCATGAGGCAGTGCCAGCCATCGCCGACGCAGGCGTGTCTCCTATTGTCAGACCGCCAGGCATGGAAGGATGGATGATTAAGA GAGCCTTGGACAGTGGAGCTCACGGC GTCCTCATCCCTCTCATAGAAACCGTTGAAGAGGTCAAGAGAGTCGTAAAGGCCGCCAAGTTCCCACCCCAGGGTCGACGAGGCTTCGGATCTCCCTACGCTCAGCAGCGGTTCAACCCATCTCCAAACTTTATCGAATATCTCCATCAAGCCAACGATGCCACGTTAGTTATTGTTCAgatcgagaccaaggaggcaTTAGAGGCTGTCGACGAGATTGCAGCTGTAGATGGTGTCGACGTCCTTTTCATTGGCCCATTCGACCTCG GAAACAACATCGGTCATCCTATTGTTAGCAGCGAGATGGCACCCCAATTGAAAGATGCAATTGCAAAGGTCCTCGCGGCTAGTCACAAGCACGGCAAAAAGTGTGGCATCTATACGTCGGGAGGTCAGCAGGCCAACGTTTTTGCGCAGCAAGGCTTCGACATGATCAGTGTCGCAACAGACCACACCTCTCTGGATGATGTTGTGAGAGGACATTTGAGTGTTGCCAGTGCTACAGCTAAACCCGACAAGGGGGTTTCATACTGA
- a CDS encoding GFO-IDH-MocA domain-containing protein has product MASIIGRLVGAFYPTVVAKRDNAVKLGILGAANVAHMSLLTPAKSHPEIVIQAVAARDRKRAEEYAKANGIPEVKDSYQEMLDDKNIDAIYIPLPTSFHYEWAVRCIKAGKHVLVEKPCVSNAYEAEKLFNLPELSQPNAPVILEAFHTLFYPSWQYFLSFVNPDDIEHIHSQSMLPWYFTSKDGIIFDYNLSGGAMICMGTYNFAAIRQLFRAEPIECLSCETQTFPGEGRAKCDIAFKAKFRFPNGAIADTESTVRGSSIWTPSSVSVTNKEVIVPDKSLPSGHEKVMKRELTLYGFLNGIVWHRIDIKDRYTVRSNGKVIKTWEEKKSHKAYTFKEAGGKFADFPGEDTWISYRHMLEQFVNKVKGRETQTWVSGEDSIGHMRMIDMAYEKSGLGIRPTRKY; this is encoded by the exons ATGGCATCCATCATTGGCCGACTTGTGGGAGCCTTCTACCCAACTGTGGTGGCTAAACGCGACAACGCTGTCAAACTGGGTATCCTGGGTGCTGCAAACGTTGC CCACATGTCTCTGTTGACTCCCGCCAAGTCACACCCCGAGATTGTTATCCAGGCTGTAGCGGCCCGTGACCGCAAGAGGGCCGAAGAGTACGCCAAAGCCAACGGTATCCCGGAGGTCAAAGATTCATATCAAG AGATGCTCGACGACAAGAACATTGACGCCATCTACATCCCTCTCCCCACTTCGTTCCACTACGAGTGGGCTGTTCGCTGCATCAAGGCTGGCAAGCACGTACTCGTTGAGAAGCCATGCGTATCCAACGCCTATGAAGCTGAGAAACTCTTTAACCTGCCCGAGCTCTCTCAACCTAATGCCCCTGTCATCCTCGAAGCCTTTCATACCCTGTTCTACCCCTCATGGCAGTACTTTTTATCCTTTGTCAATCCTGATGACATTGAGCATATTCACTCACAGTCTATGCTTCCGTGGTACTTTACAAGCAAGGACGGCATCATCTTTGACTACAATCTCTCCGGCGGTGCAATGATTTGCATGGGAACCTACAACTTTGCTGCAATCCGTCAACTTTTTAGAGCTGAGCCAATTGAGTGCTTGAGTTGTGAGACGCAGACGTTCCCAGGAGAAGGACGCGCGAAGTGCGACATTGCCTTCAAGGCAAAGTTTCGCTTTCCCAACGGAGCCATCGCCGACACTGAGAGTACGGTTCGTGGTAGCAGCATTTGGACTCCTTCAAGTGTGTCCGTCACGAACAAGGAAGTCATTGTCCCTGACAAGTCTCTCCCAAGCGGACACGAAAAGGTCATGAAACGGGAGCTGACACTCTATGGGTTCCTCAACGGCATCGTATGGCACCGCATTGACATCAAGGACAGGTATACCGTCCGATCCAACGGAAAGGTGATCAAGACatgggaagagaagaaatcCCATAAAGCGTATACCTTCAAAGAGGCGGGCGGCAAATTTGCCGACTTTCCAGGAGAGGACACTTGGATTTCGTACCGACACATGCTTGAGCAGTTTgtcaacaaggtcaagggtcGTGAGACGCAGACTTGGGTGTCTGGAGAGGATTCGATTGGACACATGAGGATGATTGACATGGCCTACGAGAAGAGCGGGCTGGGTATTCGGCCTACTCGAAAGTACTAG
- a CDS encoding Phosphonopyruvate hydrolase, producing the protein MASSTQSKVDVLRERLNAAKPAIAMAAHNPLGAKLVEEAGFGAVWVSGFELSASYAVPDASILPMSTILEMTRAMGEVQNLPLIVDLDTGFGNAVNVAYAVPRFAAAGATAVVIEDKAFPKDSSLRAGGRHALVSIPEFQGKIAAAKVSPVLVIARTEALIAGLGEEEALKRAEAYAEAGADAVLVHSKQKTPDEILSFCRAWTGTVPLVIVPTSYPQLSFAEVAALGKVGLIICGNHAVRAAVASMRRTFQHILEDGGIGRVEEEITPVSDIFALQGDDYMRSVEKDYLR; encoded by the coding sequence atggcatcatcaacccAATCCAAGGTTGACGTTCTCCGCGAGAGACTAAACGCAGCCAAGCCAGCAATTGCCATGGCCGCCCATAACCCTCTCGGTGCCAAGTTGGTAGAAGAAGCTGGCTTCGGGGCAGTCTGGGTCAGTGGGTTTGAACTCTCAGCTTCATACGCAGTTCCCGACGCCAGCATCTTACCCATGAGCACCATTCTTGAGATGACGCGTGCAATGGGCGAGGTCCAAAACCTCCCTCTCATTGTCGACCTTGATACAGGTTTTGGCAACGCGGTCAACGTTGCTTATGCGGTTCCTCGCTTTGCTGCAGCGGGCGCAACGGCTGTCGTCATTGAAGACAAGGCCTTCCCCAAAGACAGCAGCCTACGGGCTGGAGGACGTCACGCCCTGGTTTCTATCCCAGAGTTCCAGGGTAAGATCGCCGCCGCGAAGGTCAGCCCGGTGCTTGTCATTGCTCGAACAGAGGCTTTGATCGCTGGGttaggagaggaagaagccctAAAGCGTGCCGAGGCCTACGCTGAAGCCGGGGCTGATGCGGTCCTAGTTCACAGCAAGCAAAAGACTCCAGATGAGATCCTGTCCTTTTGCAGAGCTTGGACAGGGACCGTACCACTGGTGATAGTGCCAACCAGCTACCCGCAACTCTCATTCGCCGAGGTGGCAGCGCTTGGCAAGGTTGGACTGATCATCTGTGGTAATCATGCTGTCAGAGCAGCCGTGGCGTCAATGAGACGCACATTTCAACACATCctggaagatggaggcaTTGGGCGAGTGGAAGAGGAGATAACTCCAGTGTCTGACATCTTTGCACTCCAAGGTGATGATTATATGCGTTCAGTTGAGAAGGATTACCTTCGCTAG
- a CDS encoding FAD-binding PCMH-type domain-containing protein → MALLTTLLLVIGLYSRLCLGNPFYGPPDALTSCLATALVPYAAKNSSQWIQDTKPYNLRLAYIPEAVAIPTTIKHIQDAVKCGRQHGVRVSAKSGGHSYGSFGFGGEDGHLVVVMDAMDKVTLNKDMSCTIQAGARLGHVATELFNTLRRVLSHGTCPGVGITGHALHGGYGMSSRTYGLTLDRLVGATVVMADGSIKYSSEWDTPNFHWALKGAGSSFGIVAELDFMTFAAPEVLTSFSIDLDWSEEEAVEGILAFQEFGVNAQRELNMQIFMGPRGQAIQGLYHGGMEGLDAALRPLLGEINAQVSKTKTMNWIESVEHFADGQPLVQRRPYDRHSTFYTTSLLTHALTRHQVESLVNALFTNAKDPSARKSWYLLLDLFGGPNSAISEKSPSSTAFPHRDKLLLYQFSDGGSNGSYPPEGFDLLRRFRESVTSSMADGEWGMYANYLDTQLDGDTATRLYYGENLERLRELKREFDPDDVFWNPQGIRPA, encoded by the exons ATGGCTCTTCTAACtacccttcttctcgtcattGGTCTCTACTCGCGCCTTTGCCTGGGCAACCCCTTCTACGGTCCTCCAGATGCTCTCACGTCTTGTCTCGCTACGGCGTTAGTCCCCTACGCAGCGAAGAACTCGAGCCAGTGGATACAAGACACCAAACCATACAACCTTCGTCTAGCATACATCCCCGAAGCGGTCGCGATCCCGACAACCATCAAGCACATCCAGGATGCAGTCAAGTGCGGCAGACAACATGGAGTCAGGGTCAGCGCCAAGAGCGGAGGACATAGCTATGGATCTTTCGGATTCGGTGGTGAAGATGGCCATTTGGTCGTTGTCATGGACGCCATGGACAAGGTCACTTTGAACAAGGACATGAGTTGCACTATTCAGGCCGGTGCACGGCTGGGCCACGTCGCTACCGAACTGTTCAACACACTTCGCAGAGTTCTATCCCATGGGACCTGCCCTGG TGTCGGCATCACCGGCCACGCCCTGCACGGCGGTTACGGCATGTCCTCTCGTACCTACGGTCTCACGCTCGACCGACTCGTCGGAGCGacggtggtgatggcggaCGGGTCGATCAAATACAGCTCGGAGTGGGATACACCCAACTTCCACTGGGCGCTCAAGGGAGCCGGGTCTTCGTTTGGCATTGTCGCTGAGCTCGACTTTATGACATTCGCGGCACCTGAGGTGCTTACGTCTTTTAGCATCGACCTTGATTGgagtgaagaagaagccgttGAGGGGATACTGGCCTTTCAGGAGTTTGGAGTCAACGCTCAGAGGGAGTTGAACATGCAGATCTTTATGGGACCGAGAGGCCAGGCGATCCAGGGCCTCTATCATGGCGGCATGGAGGGCTTGGATGCGGCTTTGCGGCCACTTTTGGGAGAGATTAACGCCCAGGTCTCAAAGACAAAGACGATGAATTGGATTGAGAGCGTGGAGCATTTCGCTGATGGACAGCCACTTGTGCAGAGGCGTCCGTATGACAGG CACAGCACGTTCTACACGACCAGTCTTTTGACACATGCTCTCACGAGACATCAAGTCGAGTCTCTTGTCAACGCTCTCTTCACGAACGCCAAAGACCCCTCGGCGCGAAAATCGTGgtacctcctcctcgacctcttcGGCGGCCCCAACTCCGCCATCTCCGAAAagtccccctcctccacagcATTTCCCCACCgcgacaagctcctcctctATCAATTCTCTGACGGCGGCTCCAACGGCTCGTACCCGCCCGAAGGGTTCGACCTCCTCCGAAGGTTTAGGGAGAGCGTCACGTCGAGCATGGCAGACGGGGAGTGGGGCATGTACGCGAATTATCTGGACACGCAGCTGGATGGTGACACGGCGACGAGGCTGTATTATGGGGAGAATCTGGAGAGGTTGAGGGAGTTGAAGAGGGAGTTTGATCCTGATGATGTGTTTTGGAATCCGCAGGGTATCAGGCCGGCTTAG
- a CDS encoding DPBB-1 domain-containing protein yields MFAKFTSALLLALPLLASAAPAVAPRAEGQATYYHPGLGACGKTNGDGDLIVAMSAALFDAQKPCGRSIKVKGAAGEVTVKVVDRCEGCAYNDIDLSPTAFQQAIGALSIGRTTTTWDWA; encoded by the coding sequence ATGTTCGCCAAGTTCACTTccgctcttctcctcgctcTCCCCCTTCTCGCCAGCGCCGCCCCGGCCGTCGCTCCTCGCGCTGAGGGTCAAGCTACTTACTACCACCCCGGCCTTGGCGCCTGTGGCAAGACCAACGGCGACGGTGACCTGATCGTTGCCATGTCGGCTGCCCTCTTCGATGCCCAGAAGCCCTGCGGCCGCagcatcaaggtcaagggcgcCGCCGGCGAGGTCACCGTTAAGGTCGTTGACCGCTGCGAGGGCTGCGCCTACAACGACATCGATCTCTCGCCCACTGCCTTCCAGCAGGCCATCGGTGCTCTCAGCATCGGccgcaccaccaccacctgggACTGGGCTTAA
- a CDS encoding Protein OS-9-like protein, with translation MRRFNLALLAVIQLARARSPSFSIHEDLLTYPQFEVIFADDYISEKDASSLLEQSVQHSTYSADFAQSTLQQVREANERDNDQTNEGETGPSHTYELMKLPPHQYLCSIPVIQPPAPENKTANELAKAEEARELSRATASGWELLGQLENSCLYFMSGWWSYSFCNNREIVQFHALPSIPNGQPPKRDPNTAQFVLGRTPAIPHDAAYQAKKNGQEEPAPAELQVKGDQRYLIQRLEGGTICDLTGRERTIEVQYHCVPGMKSDRIGWIKEVTICAYLMVVNTPRLCNDVAFLPPEETRANPITCKLIVGENDTPPLLDQTAPAEAPIAQEANQQEGSIAQDDPPAKEQVNIGGVIVGARNVLSFADEAGKPPAKLAPPQSYFANTDTDAERFIEVVASGKSAEEGGESKVLGNPELERLDLQPGVVKDMAERMKKMAGKHGWKLELVELPGGDKELRGYIDADEDELAKDKAQRKQEAAAGKQEEKKVAEGQGEVKSEKSEEKDEKQQEKSEKVEEKKGAEGSQEEFFQKQEL, from the exons ATGCGCCGGTTCAACTTGGCACTCCTGGCTGTGATCCAGCTTGCCCGAGCTCGCTCTCCGAGCTTTAGCATCCACGAGGATCTGTTGACGTATCCTCAG TTTGAGGTCATCTTTGCCGACGACTACATCTCCGAGAAGGACGCCAGTTCTCTATTGGAACAGAGTGTTCAGCATTCCACCTACTCGGCCGACTTTGCGCAATCTACCCTCCAGCAGGTCCGAGAGGCCAACGAGCGCGACAATGACCAGACCAACGAAGGCGAAACAGGCCCGTCGCATACATACGAGCTGATGAAGCTTCCTCCCCACCAATACCTATGCTCTATCCCCGTCATACAACCCCCGGCGCCCGAGAACAAGACCGCCAACGAgctcgccaaggccgaggaggcgcgCGAGCTTAGTCGTGCGACTGCAAGTGGGTGGGAGCTTTTGGGACAATTAGAGAATTCATGCCTCTACTTTATGTCAGGGTGGTGGAGCTACAGCTTCTGCAATAACCGAGAGATTGTTCAGTTCCACGCACTTCCTTCCATACCCAACGGACAGCCTCCCAAGCGCGACCCGAACACAGCTCAGTTTGTCCTGGGACGGACACCTGCGATCCCTCACGATGCTGCGTACCAGGCTAAGAAGAATGGCCAGGAGGAGCCGGCCCCAGCAGAGCTGCAGGTCAAGGGCGACCAGCGATATCTGATTCAGCGCCTGGAGGGAGGAACCATATGCGATTTGACAGGACGGGAGCGTACCATCGAAGTCCAGTATCACTGTGTACCGGGCATGAAGAGCGATCGAATCGGCTGGATCAAGGAGGTGACAATTTGCGCGTACCTCATGGTGGTGAACACGCCGCGGCTTTGCAACGATGTCGCTTTCTTGCCCCCCGAGGAGACGAGAGCAAACCCCATTACGTGTAAACTCATCGTTGGAGAGAATGACACTCCTCCTTTGCTGGACCAAACCGCCCCCGCTGAGGCGCCCATCGCTCAGGAAGCGAATCAGCAAGAAGGCTCAATCGCCCAAGACGATCCTCCCGCGAAGGAGCAGGTCAACATAGGTGGCGTTATTGTCGGCGCACGGAATGTCCTGTCTTTTGCCGACGAAGCTGGGAAGCCGCCTGCGAAGCTCGCTCCTCCTCAGAGCTACTTTGCCAACACGGATACGGATGCCGAGCGCTTTATCGAAGTGGTAGCCTCTGGAAAGTCTGCGGAGGAAGGCGGCGAGTCTAAGGTTCTCGGCAACCCGGAGCTTGAGAGGCTGGACCTGCAGCCCGGCGTGGTGAAGGACATGGcggagaggatgaagaagatggcaggGAAGCACGGTTGGAAGCTGGAGCTCGTGGAGCTGCCGGGCGGTGATAAGGAGCTGAGAGGCTATATCGAtgcggatgaggatgagctggccaaggacaaggctcAGAGGAAGCAGGAAGCGGCCGCAGGTAAacaggaggaaaagaaggttgCCGAAGGGCAGGGCGAGGTGAAGAGTGAGAAGAGCGAAGAGAAGGACGAGAAGCAACAGGAAAAGAGTgagaaggttgaggagaagaagggggcGGAGGGAAGTCAGGAGGAATTCTTCCAGAAGCAGGAGCTGTGA